A window of the Bradyrhizobium ottawaense genome harbors these coding sequences:
- the pgl gene encoding 6-phosphogluconolactonase, with translation MAGNDYRHVITVADPAALAIAAAERVLARIAANGDRVAICLTGGSSPKQLYQLLATDFYRSRIPWQRVHWFIGDERFVPAGDPLNNMSMARAAFLDQCAPASNIHPIPTATADPADPDRSAALYEGELKSFYGAEMLDHGRPLFDLVLMGVGPDGHTASLFPGYPALEETTRWVVGVPRANVEPFVPRVTLTLPTLASCREMLFEVAGAGKRAILTRVLAGENLPAGRAGSAGETVWLVDQAALPEDFRGQ, from the coding sequence ATGGCCGGGAACGACTACCGACATGTGATTACGGTTGCCGATCCGGCGGCGTTGGCAATCGCTGCCGCCGAGCGCGTGCTGGCCCGGATCGCCGCCAACGGCGATCGCGTGGCGATATGCCTGACCGGCGGATCGAGCCCGAAGCAACTCTATCAATTGCTCGCGACCGACTTCTATCGAAGCCGCATTCCGTGGCAGCGCGTTCACTGGTTCATCGGCGATGAACGGTTCGTGCCGGCGGGAGATCCGCTCAACAACATGAGTATGGCGCGCGCGGCGTTTCTGGACCAGTGTGCGCCGGCTTCCAACATCCATCCGATCCCGACCGCGACCGCCGACCCGGCAGATCCCGACCGTAGCGCTGCGCTTTACGAAGGCGAACTGAAGTCCTTCTATGGCGCGGAGATGCTGGATCACGGGCGCCCGTTGTTCGACCTGGTGCTGATGGGCGTCGGCCCCGACGGCCACACCGCATCGCTGTTTCCCGGATATCCCGCGCTTGAGGAGACCACGCGCTGGGTCGTCGGCGTGCCGCGCGCCAATGTCGAGCCGTTCGTTCCCCGTGTTACCCTCACCTTGCCCACGCTCGCCTCTTGCCGCGAAATGCTGTTCGAGGTCGCGGGCGCCGGCAAGCGCGCGATCTTGACGCGCGTGCTCGCAGGCGAGAACCTGCCGGCCGGCCGCGCAGGCTCCGCCGGCGAGACGGTCTGGCTGGTCGATCAGGCGGCGCTTCCGGAGGATTTTCGTGGGCAGTGA
- a CDS encoding gluconokinase: MGVSGSGKSTIAEQLAARIGWNYVDGDLFHPPANVAKMSAGHPLTDEDRWPWLRAIAAEIDRLSAASQRAVVACSALKRAYRDILVHGRDDVRIVFLDGTQDLIAKRLAARKGHFMPPGLLDSQFQTLEPPQASERPITVSIDASVEAIVDAIVRQLELVAP; the protein is encoded by the coding sequence ATGGGCGTCTCCGGCTCGGGCAAGAGCACGATTGCCGAACAGCTCGCCGCACGCATCGGCTGGAATTACGTCGACGGCGACCTGTTTCACCCGCCAGCCAATGTGGCCAAGATGAGTGCGGGCCACCCGCTCACCGACGAAGACCGCTGGCCATGGCTGCGCGCGATCGCCGCCGAGATCGACCGCCTCTCGGCGGCCAGCCAGCGCGCCGTCGTCGCCTGCTCGGCGCTGAAGCGCGCCTATCGCGACATTCTCGTGCACGGCCGCGACGACGTCCGCATCGTCTTCCTCGACGGCACCCAGGACCTGATCGCGAAACGGCTCGCCGCGCGCAAGGGTCATTTCATGCCGCCGGGGCTGCTCGACAGCCAGTTCCAAACGCTCGAGCCGCCGCAGGCGAGCGAGCGGCCAATCACGGTGTCGATCGATGCATCGGTCGAGGCGATCGTCGATGCCATTGTCCGCCAACTGGAACTGGTTGCCCCATGA
- the zwf gene encoding glucose-6-phosphate dehydrogenase: MAVGKAAQTRPDPCSFVIFGVTGDLAHRLVIPALYNLAANHLLPEKFCLVGIARKAMSSDELRDGLMKGLHQYATRAVDDAIAQRLLGCLTCIEADPNDPASFDAMSKRLDELEAAQQTGGNRLFYLATPPNAFLPISRELGRTGMLKENGSWRRLVIEKPFGTDLASARELNSELLKIVDEHQIYRIDHYLGKETVQNILVLRFANGMFEPIWNRNHIDHIQITVDEKIGVGHRGSFYDVTGALRDMVPNHLFQLLSLVAMEPPAKFDAHAVRSEKAEVLAAIQTQTEEEALRNSVRGQYRAGRVGDTEIDDYRKTPDVKPGSNTETYAALKLTIDNWRWAGVPFYLRTGKALGVKRTEIAIKFKQAPFAMFRDTPVDRLSQNYLIISTEPTEGIALQFNTKVPGPNINIDGVEMKFRYKDYFKTEPSTGYETLIYDCMIGDNILFQRADSVEAGWQAVQPFLDAWKKAAARGLKVYEPGSEGPEEANELMERDGRSWRKLG, from the coding sequence ATGGCGGTCGGTAAGGCAGCACAAACCAGGCCCGATCCCTGCTCGTTCGTGATCTTCGGCGTCACCGGAGACCTCGCGCACCGGCTGGTAATCCCCGCCCTTTATAACCTCGCGGCCAACCACCTGCTGCCGGAGAAATTCTGCTTGGTCGGCATTGCCCGCAAGGCCATGTCGAGCGACGAATTGCGCGACGGCCTGATGAAGGGACTGCACCAGTACGCCACCCGCGCGGTGGACGACGCCATCGCCCAGCGCCTGCTGGGATGCCTGACCTGCATCGAGGCCGATCCGAACGACCCGGCCTCGTTCGATGCGATGAGCAAGCGGCTCGACGAGCTGGAAGCCGCGCAGCAGACCGGCGGCAACCGGCTGTTTTATCTGGCGACGCCACCGAACGCGTTCCTGCCGATCAGCCGCGAGCTCGGCCGCACCGGCATGCTGAAGGAAAACGGCTCCTGGCGGCGGCTGGTGATCGAGAAGCCGTTCGGCACCGACCTGGCCTCGGCGAGGGAGCTCAACAGCGAACTGCTGAAGATCGTCGACGAGCACCAGATCTACCGGATCGATCATTATCTCGGCAAGGAAACGGTCCAGAACATCCTGGTGCTGCGCTTCGCCAATGGCATGTTCGAGCCGATCTGGAATCGCAACCATATCGACCATATCCAGATCACGGTCGACGAGAAGATCGGCGTCGGTCACCGCGGAAGCTTCTACGACGTGACCGGAGCGCTGCGCGACATGGTGCCGAACCATCTGTTCCAGTTGCTGTCGCTGGTCGCGATGGAGCCGCCCGCGAAGTTCGATGCCCATGCGGTGCGTTCGGAGAAGGCCGAGGTGCTGGCGGCGATCCAGACCCAGACCGAGGAAGAGGCGCTGCGCAACTCGGTGCGCGGGCAATATCGCGCCGGCAGGGTCGGCGATACCGAAATTGACGATTATCGCAAGACCCCCGACGTCAAGCCCGGCAGCAACACGGAAACCTATGCCGCGCTCAAACTGACCATCGACAACTGGCGCTGGGCCGGCGTGCCATTCTATCTCCGCACCGGCAAGGCGCTCGGCGTCAAGCGAACCGAAATCGCGATCAAGTTCAAGCAGGCGCCGTTTGCGATGTTTCGCGATACGCCGGTGGACCGGCTGTCGCAAAACTACTTGATCATTTCGACCGAGCCGACCGAAGGCATCGCACTGCAGTTCAACACCAAGGTGCCGGGGCCAAACATCAATATCGACGGCGTCGAGATGAAGTTCCGCTACAAGGATTACTTCAAGACGGAGCCGTCGACCGGCTACGAGACGCTGATCTATGACTGCATGATCGGCGACAACATCCTGTTTCAGCGCGCTGACAGCGTGGAAGCCGGCTGGCAGGCGGTGCAACCGTTCCTCGACGCCTGGAAGAAGGCCGCCGCCAGGGGACTGAAGGTCTACGAACCCGGCAGCGAAGGCCCTGAGGAGGCCAACGAACTGATGGAACGTGACGGCCGAAGCTGGCGGAAGCTCGGTTAG
- a CDS encoding HAD family hydrolase, with amino-acid sequence MTRISLVVSDVDGTLLPKSKVLSDGAKRAVAKLHEAGIGFTIVSSRPTIGMTFLIEPLAITLPFGAFNGSSIVDAGLKPIEQHLIPPTTAQRSIDILTEFGVDIWLFTNDQWLTRNPDGEYVSHEKLAIKHDPVIVTDFSSYLTGACKIVGASSDAPLLQRCETAMQQAVGNQATAVRSQTYYLDVTPPGHDKGTFVEAMAKRLGISTAAVATIGDMQNDLPMFARSGVSFAMGNATDDVKKHATHVTDSNEHDGFAAAMETVLKLT; translated from the coding sequence ATGACCCGCATTTCGCTCGTTGTTTCCGATGTCGACGGCACCCTGCTGCCGAAGAGCAAGGTCCTCAGCGACGGCGCCAAGCGCGCGGTTGCCAAGCTGCACGAGGCCGGCATCGGTTTCACCATCGTCTCCAGCCGGCCGACCATCGGCATGACCTTTCTGATCGAACCATTGGCGATCACACTCCCGTTCGGCGCCTTCAACGGCAGTTCCATCGTCGATGCCGGACTGAAGCCGATCGAACAGCATTTGATCCCACCCACGACGGCGCAGCGCAGTATCGACATCCTCACCGAATTCGGCGTCGATATCTGGCTGTTCACCAACGACCAATGGCTGACGCGCAATCCGGACGGCGAATACGTTTCGCATGAGAAACTTGCGATCAAGCACGACCCGGTCATTGTGACGGATTTTTCATCCTATCTGACCGGCGCCTGTAAGATCGTCGGCGCCAGCTCCGACGCACCACTACTGCAACGCTGCGAAACCGCAATGCAGCAGGCCGTTGGCAATCAGGCCACCGCGGTGCGCTCGCAGACCTATTACCTCGATGTCACGCCTCCGGGTCACGACAAGGGCACCTTCGTCGAGGCGATGGCCAAGCGGCTCGGCATCTCGACCGCTGCGGTCGCCACCATCGGCGACATGCAAAACGACCTGCCGATGTTCGCGAGAAGCGGCGTCTCGTTCGCGATGGGCAACGCCACCGACGACGTCAAGAAGCATGCAACGCATGTCACCGACAGCAACGAGCACGACGGCTTTGCCGCGGCGATGGAAACCGTACTGAAGCTCACATAA
- the malQ gene encoding 4-alpha-glucanotransferase has translation MDLFEIAKARGIQTEFLDGQGHRRVTDEAALKIVLESLPPQAPGGLIGQPVVVRAGQPARATLLPGAKLPTNWKITAGQKVIAKNVAPGRVIVLPEGLSLGVYRLEVTDAASTTEDVPLIVAPARAFGGDFDRCWLLAVQLYGVRSRRNWGIGDFTDLQGLIELAHRLGADGVGLNPLHALFDDRPGDCSPYSPNSRLFLNALYIDVEKLPEFRLDPETKTALTRVRAFDVVDYVAVAGLKWQALRAGFAAFKAHATPAQQQDFDQFRDERGPLLSRFACFEALRHEFEGPWWEWPPEWRQPDDAACADLRTGARGAEIEFVEFVQWTADRQLGAASDLAKTLGMRVGLYLDVAVGVQSDGFDAWNEQVAISRHLGVGAPPDPLNTAGQSWGLAGFNASGLERQSFAPFAEMLRASMRHAGAIRLDHVLGLKRLYLVPHGFGAADGVYVQMPFEALLAVTAQESVANRCVVIGEDLGTVPEGFRAQMADWGIWSYLVMMFEREDNGSFRGIDHYWTNALITFNTHDLSTYAGWRGFHDLKVKRALGIDPGESDEARWHALAMLDDVLRHHEIDGHDLYSVARFLARTKSRLLAISLEDLLGIIDQPNIPGTIHEHPNWRQRISVSLEQIGSAIDVDALRAATSERSRAAN, from the coding sequence ATGGACCTTTTTGAAATAGCTAAAGCCCGGGGAATTCAGACCGAATTCCTGGACGGCCAGGGTCACCGCCGTGTGACGGACGAGGCGGCCCTGAAAATAGTCCTGGAATCGCTGCCGCCGCAGGCCCCGGGGGGCCTGATCGGCCAGCCGGTCGTGGTCCGGGCCGGCCAGCCGGCGCGCGCCACGCTTTTGCCGGGCGCCAAACTGCCGACCAACTGGAAAATCACGGCCGGCCAGAAGGTTATCGCCAAGAACGTGGCCCCGGGCCGGGTCATCGTGCTGCCCGAGGGGCTGTCGCTTGGCGTTTACCGACTGGAGGTCACCGACGCGGCTTCCACGACGGAAGACGTCCCGTTGATCGTGGCGCCGGCGCGCGCCTTTGGTGGCGACTTCGACCGCTGCTGGTTGCTCGCGGTCCAGCTCTACGGCGTCCGCTCCCGGCGCAATTGGGGGATCGGCGACTTCACCGACCTTCAGGGCCTGATCGAGCTCGCCCACCGTCTCGGTGCCGACGGCGTCGGCCTCAATCCGCTGCATGCCTTGTTCGACGATCGTCCGGGCGATTGCAGCCCGTATTCGCCGAACAGCCGGCTGTTTCTCAACGCGCTCTATATCGACGTCGAAAAGCTGCCGGAATTCCGGCTCGACCCCGAGACCAAGACAGCGTTGACGCGGGTGCGGGCGTTCGACGTGGTCGACTATGTCGCCGTGGCCGGATTGAAATGGCAGGCCTTGCGCGCAGGCTTCGCGGCGTTCAAGGCCCATGCGACGCCGGCCCAGCAACAGGACTTCGACCAGTTTCGCGACGAGCGCGGCCCGCTGTTGTCGCGCTTCGCCTGCTTCGAGGCGCTGCGGCACGAGTTCGAAGGTCCGTGGTGGGAATGGCCACCGGAATGGCGGCAACCCGACGATGCCGCCTGCGCCGACTTGCGCACAGGCGCGCGCGGGGCCGAAATCGAGTTCGTCGAATTCGTGCAATGGACCGCCGACCGGCAGCTCGGTGCGGCGAGCGATCTGGCCAAGACGCTCGGCATGAGGGTCGGGCTCTATCTCGACGTCGCCGTCGGTGTGCAGTCCGACGGCTTCGATGCCTGGAACGAGCAGGTCGCGATCTCCCGCCATCTCGGCGTCGGCGCGCCGCCGGATCCGCTCAACACCGCCGGCCAGAGCTGGGGCCTAGCCGGCTTCAATGCTTCCGGACTGGAGCGGCAATCCTTCGCGCCCTTTGCCGAGATGCTGCGCGCCTCGATGCGGCACGCCGGCGCGATCCGGCTCGACCATGTGCTGGGTCTGAAGCGGCTCTATCTGGTGCCGCACGGTTTTGGCGCCGCCGACGGCGTCTACGTGCAGATGCCGTTCGAGGCGCTGTTGGCCGTCACCGCGCAGGAAAGCGTCGCCAATCGCTGCGTCGTGATCGGCGAGGATCTCGGCACCGTGCCGGAAGGCTTTCGCGCGCAGATGGCCGACTGGGGCATCTGGTCATATCTGGTGATGATGTTCGAGCGCGAGGATAATGGATCGTTCCGCGGCATCGATCACTACTGGACCAATGCGCTGATCACCTTCAACACCCACGATCTCTCGACCTATGCCGGCTGGCGCGGCTTTCACGATCTCAAGGTCAAGCGCGCGCTCGGGATCGATCCCGGCGAGAGCGACGAAGCGCGTTGGCACGCGCTGGCGATGCTCGACGACGTGCTGCGGCACCATGAGATTGATGGCCACGATCTCTATTCGGTGGCGCGGTTTCTGGCACGGACGAAATCGAGGTTGCTGGCGATCTCGCTGGAGGATCTGCTTGGGATCATCGACCAGCCGAATATTCCGGGCACCATTCACGAACATCCAAACTGGCGGCAGCGAATTTCGGTATCGCTGGAGCAGATTGGGTCCGCCATCGACGTCGATGCGCTTAGGGCAGCGACCAGTGAGCGGTCTCGCGCCGCGAATTGA
- the treS gene encoding maltose alpha-D-glucosyltransferase translates to MGEVKAREVPATGPATDELWYKDAIIYQLHVKAFADSNNDGIGDFAGLTEKLGYLQELGVTTLWLLPFYPSPGRDDGYDIADYGDINPDFGTMKDFKRFIQEAKKRGLRVITELVINHTSDQHDWFKRARRSDKNSSARNWYVWSDTDQKYQGTRIIFTDTEKSNWTWDPEAGQFYWHRFFSHQPDLNFDNPRVVSALVQVMKRWLDTGVDGFRLDAIPYLCERDGTNNENLPETHTIIKKLRAELDAYSKDKVLLAEANQWPEDVQEYFGRGDECHMAYHFPLMPRIYMALAQEDRFPITDILRQTPDIPNNCQWALFLRNHDELTLEMVTDVERDYLWSTYANDPRARINVGIRRRLAPLMDNDRRKIELMNSLLLSFPGTPIIYYGDEIGMGDNIYLGDRNGVRTPMQWSPDRNGGFSRADPARLYAPTIMDPVYGYESVNVEAQSRSLSSLLSATKRLIAVRKSTLAFGRGTMTFIRPENRAVLCYVRQYRDEVILCVANLSRSAQATELDLSAFEGRIPLEMLGRTRFPPIGELPYMITLAPYGFYWFELQERDKSEPVTPREVGEFETLVVPLGATWVSLARERSVFERDVLPGHLARTRWYPERSAKAIQPTLISAVPFCDIGDNRPWLAFFETTQRGAITRYTMPLQIEWVRFDRERYNAHALAAVRQGAREGTLLDVATNPIFIGLLLRNLQQSLTIEEGEQGLRLEFRPTSRFTSKPIRQPEHIRAIEAERPDSTSLVDDQYVVRIYRKLEAGPNPEIEIGRFLTDVAGFANTPALLGSVELVDGNSKSAVGAVHAFVSNQGDAWNVTASHLDRFVDEHRMLSEQSGEGGDQSPYLGYLAQAGRRVAELHVALASNSELPEFTPEPIRIEDIKRWTGDILIRAERIFDALSKRRDRLKETDRPLVDQLLALQPTLPERLKVLLPRGIDGLNIRQHGDFHLGQMLIVKDDIFITDFEGEPRRPINERRRKAPAARDVASLIRSIDYAATSALERARKMAQDDQGRLGAALDVWRDRATGEFLSAYRETIAHQRLWPSDPAAAEGLLTFFLLEKAFYEIEYELSYRPDWLRVPLTGMIRMLSQPSPEAS, encoded by the coding sequence ATGGGTGAAGTGAAAGCAAGGGAAGTGCCAGCCACCGGCCCTGCGACCGATGAGCTTTGGTACAAGGATGCCATCATCTATCAGCTCCACGTCAAGGCCTTTGCCGACAGCAACAATGACGGCATCGGCGACTTTGCCGGACTAACCGAGAAGCTGGGCTACCTGCAGGAGCTCGGCGTCACCACGCTGTGGCTGCTGCCGTTCTATCCCTCGCCCGGCCGCGACGACGGCTATGACATCGCCGACTACGGCGACATCAATCCCGATTTCGGGACGATGAAGGATTTCAAGCGCTTCATCCAGGAAGCCAAGAAGCGCGGCCTGCGCGTCATCACCGAGCTCGTCATCAACCACACCTCGGACCAGCACGACTGGTTCAAGCGCGCCCGCCGCAGCGACAAGAATTCCAGCGCGCGCAACTGGTACGTCTGGAGCGACACCGACCAGAAATACCAGGGTACGCGGATCATCTTCACCGATACCGAGAAGTCGAACTGGACCTGGGATCCCGAGGCCGGCCAGTTCTACTGGCATCGCTTCTTCTCGCACCAGCCGGACCTGAATTTCGACAACCCGCGCGTGGTCTCCGCGCTGGTGCAGGTGATGAAGCGCTGGCTCGACACCGGCGTCGACGGTTTTCGTCTCGACGCGATCCCCTATCTCTGCGAGCGCGACGGCACCAACAACGAGAACCTGCCCGAGACCCATACCATCATCAAGAAGCTGCGCGCCGAGCTCGACGCCTATTCCAAGGACAAGGTGCTGCTGGCGGAGGCCAATCAATGGCCCGAGGACGTGCAGGAATATTTCGGCCGCGGCGACGAATGCCACATGGCCTATCACTTCCCGCTGATGCCGCGGATCTACATGGCGCTCGCGCAGGAAGACCGCTTCCCGATCACCGACATCCTGCGCCAGACGCCCGACATTCCGAACAACTGTCAATGGGCGCTGTTCCTGCGCAATCACGACGAGCTGACGCTGGAAATGGTCACCGACGTCGAGCGCGATTACCTGTGGTCGACCTACGCCAACGACCCCCGCGCCCGCATCAATGTCGGCATCCGCCGGCGGCTGGCGCCGCTGATGGACAATGACCGGCGCAAGATCGAATTGATGAACTCGCTGCTGCTGTCGTTCCCGGGCACGCCGATCATCTATTACGGCGACGAAATCGGCATGGGCGACAATATCTATCTCGGCGACCGCAACGGCGTGCGGACGCCGATGCAATGGTCGCCCGACCGCAACGGCGGATTTTCCCGCGCCGACCCGGCGCGGCTGTACGCGCCGACCATCATGGACCCGGTCTACGGCTATGAGTCCGTCAATGTCGAGGCGCAGTCGCGCAGCCTCTCGTCGTTGCTGAGCGCCACCAAACGGCTGATCGCGGTCCGCAAGTCGACGCTGGCGTTCGGGCGCGGCACCATGACCTTCATCCGCCCGGAAAACCGCGCGGTGCTGTGCTACGTGCGCCAGTACCGGGACGAGGTCATTCTCTGCGTCGCCAACCTGTCACGGTCGGCGCAGGCGACCGAACTCGACCTCTCCGCCTTCGAGGGCCGCATTCCGCTCGAAATGCTCGGCCGCACGCGCTTTCCGCCGATCGGCGAACTGCCCTACATGATTACGCTGGCGCCCTACGGCTTCTACTGGTTCGAACTGCAGGAGCGCGACAAGTCGGAGCCGGTGACGCCGCGCGAGGTCGGAGAGTTCGAGACGCTGGTGGTACCGCTCGGTGCCACCTGGGTGTCGCTGGCGCGCGAGCGCAGCGTGTTCGAGCGCGACGTCCTGCCGGGGCATCTGGCGCGAACCCGCTGGTATCCGGAGCGATCGGCCAAGGCAATCCAGCCGACGCTGATCTCGGCCGTTCCGTTCTGCGACATCGGCGATAACCGGCCCTGGCTCGCCTTCTTCGAGACCACGCAGCGCGGCGCCATCACGCGCTATACGATGCCGCTGCAGATCGAGTGGGTCCGCTTCGACCGCGAGCGCTACAATGCCCACGCGCTGGCGGCGGTGCGCCAGGGCGCGCGCGAAGGTACCCTGCTCGATGTCGCCACCAACCCGATCTTCATCGGGCTTTTGCTGCGGAATCTGCAGCAATCGCTGACCATCGAGGAAGGCGAACAGGGACTGCGGCTCGAATTCCGCCCGACCAGCCGGTTCACCAGCAAACCGATCCGGCAGCCTGAACATATCCGCGCGATCGAGGCCGAGCGGCCCGACTCGACGTCATTGGTCGATGACCAATATGTCGTCAGGATCTACCGCAAGCTCGAGGCCGGCCCCAATCCGGAAATCGAGATCGGGCGTTTTCTGACCGACGTCGCCGGCTTCGCCAATACGCCGGCGCTGCTCGGCAGCGTCGAACTGGTCGACGGCAACAGCAAAAGCGCCGTCGGCGCCGTCCATGCCTTCGTTTCCAACCAGGGCGACGCCTGGAACGTGACCGCATCCCATCTCGATCGCTTCGTCGACGAGCACCGCATGTTGAGCGAACAATCCGGCGAAGGCGGCGATCAGAGCCCCTATCTCGGTTATCTTGCGCAGGCCGGACGGCGCGTGGCCGAGCTGCATGTTGCGCTCGCCAGCAACTCCGAACTTCCTGAATTCACGCCGGAGCCGATCCGGATCGAAGATATCAAGCGCTGGACCGGCGATATTCTGATCCGTGCCGAGCGCATCTTCGATGCATTAAGCAAACGCCGCGACCGGCTGAAGGAGACCGACCGTCCGCTGGTCGACCAGCTGCTGGCGTTGCAGCCGACCCTGCCGGAACGGTTGAAGGTCTTGCTGCCGCGCGGGATCGACGGGCTCAACATCCGTCAGCACGGCGACTTCCATCTCGGCCAGATGCTGATCGTCAAGGACGACATCTTCATCACCGATTTCGAAGGCGAGCCGCGGCGCCCGATCAACGAGCGCCGTCGCAAGGCGCCCGCCGCGCGCGACGTCGCCAGCCTGATCCGTTCGATCGATTATGCGGCGACATCGGCGCTTGAGCGCGCGCGCAAGATGGCCCAGGACGACCAAGGCAGGCTCGGCGCCGCGCTTGATGTGTGGCGCGACCGGGCTACGGGCGAATTCCTGTCGGCCTACCGCGAAACCATCGCGCATCAGCGGCTCTGGCCGTCCGACCCTGCCGCGGCCGAGGGCCTGTTAACCTTCTTCCTGCTTGAGAAGGCTTTCTACGAGATCGAATATGAGCTGTCATACCGGCCCGACTGGCTACGCGTGCCGCTGACCGGTATGATCCGAATGTTGTCGCAACCGTCCCCCGAGGCCTCATGA
- a CDS encoding glycoside hydrolase family 15 protein, with product MSCRIEDYGLIGDCETSALVGRDGSIDWLCWPAFDSDACFAALLGTHKHGRWLIAPVGGITRTSRRYWGDTLILETRFETSDGAVELVDFMPPRGNASDVVRLVRGARGRVKMRMQLVIRFGFGSDIPWVRKNKDGSGLLAICGQDMAVLRTPVTTRGEDLTTVAEFEVGEGDIVPFVLTYGPSHLPVPAPIDPAQALRDTETFWAEWCSQCTYEGEHRDLVMRSLITLKALTYAPTGGIVAAPTTSLPEKLGGARNWDYRFCWLRDATFTLLALMNSGYTEEASAWHNWLLRAAAGSPENMQIMYGIRGQRRLLEWEADWLPGYEGALPVRVGNAAHAQLQLDVYGELIDAFHQSRMAKLQLDEESWALECSVLEHLAEVWDQPDHGIWERRGDGRHYVSSKVMTWVAFDRGIKSAEQFGFKAPLETWRGLRDAIHRDVCDKGFDRELNCFVESYGSKLLDASILMLPSVGFLPPTDPRVRGTLDAIERYMMRDGFVLRHDPREVSDETQPIEGAFLACTLWLADAFVLAGEYAKAQVLFDRVVAVANDLGLLAEEFDSVAGRQTGNFPQALTHIALINTAHNLSAAKPSTDKPAMQRSK from the coding sequence TTGTCCTGCCGTATCGAAGATTATGGGCTGATTGGCGACTGCGAGACGTCGGCGCTGGTCGGCCGCGACGGATCGATCGACTGGCTGTGCTGGCCGGCGTTTGATTCCGACGCCTGTTTCGCCGCGCTGCTTGGTACTCACAAGCATGGCCGCTGGCTGATCGCGCCGGTGGGCGGCATCACGCGCACGTCGCGCCGCTATTGGGGCGACACCCTGATCCTGGAAACGCGGTTCGAGACATCAGACGGCGCGGTCGAACTGGTGGATTTCATGCCGCCACGCGGCAATGCCTCCGATGTGGTGCGGCTGGTGCGCGGCGCGCGCGGCCGGGTGAAAATGCGGATGCAGCTGGTGATCCGCTTCGGATTCGGCAGCGATATCCCCTGGGTCAGGAAGAACAAGGACGGCTCGGGGTTGCTAGCAATCTGTGGGCAGGACATGGCCGTGCTGCGGACTCCCGTCACGACCCGCGGCGAGGATCTCACGACGGTTGCCGAATTCGAAGTGGGCGAGGGCGATATCGTGCCCTTCGTGCTTACCTACGGGCCCTCGCATTTGCCGGTGCCGGCTCCGATCGATCCCGCGCAGGCGTTGCGGGACACCGAAACCTTCTGGGCCGAATGGTGCAGCCAGTGCACTTACGAGGGCGAGCATCGCGATCTGGTGATGCGCTCGCTGATCACGCTGAAGGCGCTGACTTATGCTCCGACCGGCGGCATCGTCGCGGCGCCGACGACGTCGCTGCCGGAAAAGCTCGGCGGCGCCAGAAACTGGGACTACCGCTTCTGCTGGCTGCGCGACGCGACCTTCACGCTGCTAGCGCTGATGAACTCCGGCTACACGGAGGAGGCGTCTGCGTGGCACAACTGGCTGCTGCGCGCGGCGGCGGGTTCGCCGGAAAATATGCAAATCATGTACGGCATCAGGGGCCAGCGGCGCCTCTTGGAATGGGAAGCGGACTGGCTGCCCGGCTATGAAGGCGCGTTGCCGGTGCGGGTCGGCAATGCCGCCCATGCGCAACTGCAGCTCGACGTCTATGGCGAGCTGATCGACGCGTTTCACCAGTCGCGGATGGCCAAGCTCCAACTCGACGAAGAGAGCTGGGCGCTGGAATGCTCGGTGCTCGAACACCTCGCCGAGGTCTGGGACCAGCCCGATCACGGCATCTGGGAGCGCCGTGGCGACGGCCGGCATTATGTCTCCTCCAAGGTGATGACCTGGGTCGCGTTCGATCGCGGCATCAAGAGCGCGGAACAGTTCGGCTTCAAGGCGCCGCTGGAGACGTGGCGAGGCTTGCGCGACGCCATTCACCGCGACGTCTGCGACAAGGGCTTTGACCGCGAGCTCAATTGCTTCGTCGAGTCCTATGGCTCGAAATTGCTCGACGCCAGCATCCTGATGCTGCCATCGGTCGGTTTCCTGCCACCCACGGATCCGCGGGTACGCGGCACGCTCGATGCGATCGAGCGGTACATGATGCGGGACGGCTTTGTGCTACGGCACGATCCGCGCGAGGTTTCGGACGAGACGCAGCCGATCGAAGGCGCATTCCTCGCCTGTACGCTCTGGCTCGCGGACGCCTTTGTGCTGGCGGGCGAATACGCGAAAGCGCAGGTGCTGTTTGACCGGGTTGTCGCGGTCGCCAACGATCTCGGGCTGCTGGCCGAAGAGTTCGATTCGGTGGCCGGTCGCCAGACCGGAAATTTTCCGCAGGCGCTGACGCATATCGCGCTGATCAACACCGCGCACAATCTCAGTGCGGCGAAGCCGTCGACCGATAAGCCCGCGATGCAGCGGTCGAAGTAG